One segment of Desulfovibrio sp. X2 DNA contains the following:
- the fdnG gene encoding formate dehydrogenase-N subunit alpha: MNVCRRDFLKLTGIAAAGAAFGGLGFDLSPTAARAQMLKTRWAKETTSICCYCSVGCGLIVHTATDGTGRSINVEGDPDHPINEGSLCAKGSSIWQFAENQMRVTSPMYRAPYSDKWEPISWDFALYSIAKRIKETRDATFTKTNAKGQTVNRTDAIASVGSAALDNEECWAYQTFLRALGLVYIEHQARIUHSATVAALAESFGRGAMTNHWIDIKNSDTVLMMGSNPAENHPISFKWVMRAKDAGATLIHVDPRYTRTSAKCDLYVPMRSGADIAFLGGMIKYILDKGLWFKEYVADYTNASFVVGEAYDFKDGLFSGFDPKTASYDKKTWAFKLDANGVPLRDPTLQDPRCVFQLLKKHYSRYDLAKVSKITGTPEKDLMSVYETYAATGKADKSGTIMYAMGWTQHTTGVQNIRCMAMIQLLLGNIGVAGGGVNALRGESNVQGSTDHCLLFHIIPGYLKTPLASQATLADYDKANTPVTHDPESANWWGNTPKYIASLLKSMWQGADLDTAYDYLPKLETLSSKEYSWLVMFDKMLKGQFKGFFAWGQNPACSGANSNKTRKALTQLDWMVNVNLFENETGSFWKGPDMDPSKIKTEVFFLPCAASIEKEGSITNSGRWMQWRYRGPKPMGETLPDGEIILRLMDKVREMYAKDGGAFPDPILNLTWNYAGKDGEFDAHLVAKAINGYFLKDVTVGDKTYKAGTLVPSFALLQADGSTSSGNWIYAASYTEAGNMAARRSREQTPMQAKIGLYPGWSWAWPVNRRIIYNRASVDPKGRPFAPEKPVIEWNGTKWVGDVPDGGWAPGTKHPFIMRPNGFGQLFGPGAADGPFPEYYEPLECPVSSQPFSSQLHSPTALQFGSEKKAVCDPRYPFVGTTYRVTEHWQTGVMTRHTPWLLEAEPQMFCEMSEELAKMRGIKNGDKVTVDCERGSLWAIAIVTKRLKPFNVEGTVVHQVGFPWHFGWIFPKNGGDSANILTPSVGDPNTGIPETKAFMVNVTKA, from the coding sequence ATGAACGTCTGCAGACGCGACTTCCTCAAGCTCACCGGCATCGCAGCCGCCGGCGCGGCCTTCGGGGGGCTCGGATTCGACCTCTCGCCCACAGCCGCGCGGGCCCAGATGCTCAAGACGCGGTGGGCCAAGGAAACAACTTCCATCTGCTGCTACTGCTCGGTGGGTTGCGGCCTGATCGTGCACACCGCCACGGACGGCACCGGCCGTTCCATCAACGTCGAGGGCGACCCCGACCATCCCATCAACGAAGGTTCCCTGTGCGCCAAGGGCTCGTCCATCTGGCAGTTCGCCGAGAACCAGATGCGCGTGACCTCGCCCATGTACCGCGCGCCGTACTCGGACAAGTGGGAACCCATCTCCTGGGACTTCGCGCTGTACTCCATCGCCAAGCGCATCAAGGAGACCCGCGACGCGACTTTCACCAAGACCAACGCCAAGGGACAGACGGTCAACCGCACCGACGCCATCGCCAGCGTCGGCTCCGCCGCCTTGGACAACGAGGAATGCTGGGCCTACCAGACGTTCCTGCGCGCCCTCGGCCTGGTGTACATAGAACACCAGGCACGTATCTGACACAGCGCTACTGTGGCGGCTCTGGCAGAGTCGTTCGGACGCGGCGCGATGACCAACCACTGGATCGACATCAAGAACTCGGACACTGTCCTGATGATGGGCAGCAACCCGGCCGAGAACCACCCCATCTCCTTCAAGTGGGTGATGCGGGCCAAGGACGCCGGGGCGACGCTGATCCACGTGGATCCCCGGTACACCAGAACTTCCGCCAAATGCGATCTCTACGTGCCTATGCGGTCGGGCGCGGACATCGCCTTCCTCGGCGGCATGATCAAGTACATCCTGGACAAGGGCCTGTGGTTCAAGGAGTACGTGGCGGACTACACCAACGCATCCTTTGTCGTCGGTGAGGCCTACGACTTCAAGGACGGCCTCTTCTCGGGCTTCGATCCCAAGACCGCCAGCTACGACAAGAAGACCTGGGCCTTCAAGCTGGACGCCAACGGCGTGCCGCTCAGGGACCCCACGCTGCAGGATCCCCGCTGCGTGTTCCAGCTCCTGAAGAAGCACTACTCGCGCTACGATCTCGCGAAAGTCTCCAAGATCACCGGCACGCCGGAAAAGGATCTGATGAGCGTCTACGAGACGTACGCGGCCACGGGCAAGGCGGACAAGTCCGGCACCATCATGTACGCCATGGGCTGGACGCAGCACACCACGGGCGTGCAGAACATCCGCTGCATGGCCATGATCCAGCTGCTGCTGGGCAACATCGGCGTGGCCGGCGGCGGCGTCAACGCCCTGCGCGGCGAGTCCAACGTCCAGGGCTCCACCGACCACTGTCTGCTGTTCCACATCATCCCGGGCTACCTGAAGACCCCGCTGGCCTCCCAGGCGACCCTGGCCGACTACGACAAGGCCAACACGCCCGTGACCCACGACCCCGAGAGCGCCAACTGGTGGGGCAACACGCCCAAGTACATCGCCAGCCTGCTCAAGTCGATGTGGCAGGGCGCGGACCTGGACACCGCCTACGACTACCTGCCCAAGCTCGAGACCCTGTCCTCCAAGGAATATTCCTGGCTTGTCATGTTCGACAAGATGCTCAAGGGGCAGTTCAAGGGCTTCTTCGCCTGGGGCCAGAACCCGGCCTGCAGCGGCGCCAACTCCAACAAGACCCGCAAGGCCCTGACCCAGCTCGACTGGATGGTCAACGTGAACCTCTTCGAGAACGAGACCGGTTCGTTCTGGAAGGGGCCGGACATGGATCCCTCGAAGATCAAGACCGAGGTCTTCTTCCTGCCCTGCGCGGCCTCCATCGAGAAGGAAGGTTCCATCACCAACTCCGGCCGCTGGATGCAGTGGCGCTACCGCGGGCCCAAGCCCATGGGCGAGACCCTGCCCGACGGCGAGATCATCCTGCGGCTCATGGACAAGGTCCGCGAGATGTACGCCAAGGACGGCGGGGCCTTCCCCGATCCGATCCTGAACCTGACCTGGAACTACGCCGGCAAGGACGGCGAGTTCGACGCCCATCTGGTGGCCAAGGCCATCAACGGCTACTTCCTGAAGGACGTGACCGTGGGCGACAAGACCTACAAGGCCGGGACCCTGGTGCCGTCCTTCGCGCTCCTGCAGGCCGACGGCTCCACGAGCTCGGGCAACTGGATCTACGCCGCCTCCTACACCGAGGCCGGCAACATGGCGGCCCGCCGCTCCCGCGAGCAGACCCCGATGCAGGCCAAGATCGGCCTCTACCCCGGCTGGTCCTGGGCCTGGCCGGTCAACCGCCGCATCATCTACAACCGCGCCTCGGTCGATCCGAAGGGCCGCCCCTTCGCGCCCGAGAAGCCGGTCATCGAGTGGAACGGCACCAAGTGGGTGGGCGACGTGCCCGACGGCGGCTGGGCGCCCGGCACCAAGCACCCGTTCATCATGCGTCCCAACGGCTTCGGTCAGCTCTTCGGCCCCGGCGCCGCGGACGGACCGTTCCCCGAGTACTACGAGCCGCTCGAGTGCCCGGTCTCCTCGCAGCCTTTCTCCTCGCAGCTGCACAGCCCCACGGCCCTGCAGTTCGGATCGGAGAAGAAGGCCGTGTGCGATCCGCGCTATCCCTTCGTGGGCACCACGTATCGCGTCACCGAGCACTGGCAGACCGGCGTCATGACCCGTCACACCCCGTGGCTGCTCGAGGCCGAGCC
- a CDS encoding transposase — protein MDLVEYERHVRNEQAARRYLVKRCNGGKDPACPRCGAERVYRLADQRLRCGGCRYTFHEFSRRFLNRGGLSCRDWLRLLKLFELELTANRMVPELRLSYNTVYKAVTTLRLALLAGALDAPQLLHPSSGLDLGIAEGSGRAAEDASRASVNLYPVFGILEKNGWVFIDLLPHVRAENVLHFNLHFSLKLTRMGNIVYTDRYQHYDALMFCGDDGLPLNYVNIRGRSAYVDSLSGNFWSFARTRLRRFNGVTPKRFPLYLKELEFRYNHRNEDIFPLLADRLCALVPECGQA, from the coding sequence ATGGACCTTGTCGAATACGAGCGCCACGTGCGCAACGAGCAGGCCGCGCGGCGCTATCTCGTCAAGCGCTGCAACGGGGGCAAGGACCCGGCCTGTCCGCGCTGCGGCGCCGAGCGGGTCTACCGCTTGGCGGACCAGCGGCTGCGCTGCGGCGGCTGCCGTTACACCTTCCACGAATTCTCGCGCCGCTTCCTGAACCGGGGCGGCCTGTCCTGCCGTGACTGGCTGCGGCTCCTCAAGCTCTTCGAGCTGGAGCTGACAGCCAACCGCATGGTCCCCGAGCTCAGGCTCTCCTACAACACCGTCTACAAGGCCGTGACCACGCTGCGCCTGGCCCTCCTCGCCGGAGCCCTGGACGCGCCGCAGCTCCTGCACCCGTCCTCGGGGCTGGACCTCGGGATCGCCGAGGGCTCGGGACGGGCCGCGGAAGATGCGAGCCGCGCCTCCGTGAACCTCTATCCGGTTTTCGGCATCCTGGAGAAGAACGGCTGGGTCTTCATCGACCTCCTGCCTCACGTGCGCGCGGAGAACGTGCTGCACTTCAACCTGCACTTCAGCCTCAAGCTCACGCGCATGGGCAACATCGTCTACACGGACCGCTATCAGCACTACGATGCGCTCATGTTCTGCGGAGACGACGGCCTGCCGCTCAACTACGTCAACATCCGCGGCCGCAGCGCCTACGTGGACTCGCTCTCCGGCAATTTCTGGAGCTTCGCCCGCACGCGGCTCCGCCGCTTCAACGGCGTCACGCCCAAGCGCTTCCCGCTCTATCTGAAGGAGCTCGAGTTCCGCTACAACCACCGCAACGAGGATATCTTTCCGCTCCTGGCCGACCGGCTCTGCGCCCTGGTGCCAGAATGTGGACAAGCTTGA